A genomic stretch from Candidatus Omnitrophota bacterium includes:
- a CDS encoding lipoyl domain-containing protein encodes MTQIILPELGEGITKATISYWYFQEGEKVNQGDDLVELTTDKATFNLPSPASGTLAEILSQEGSDVEVGQALGRIEEG; translated from the coding sequence ATGACGCAGATAATCTTACCGGAATTGGGAGAAGGCATAACTAAGGCAACCATATCGTATTGGTATTTCCAGGAGGGCGAAAAGGTCAATCAGGGCGATGACCTGGTTGAGCTTACCACCGATAAAGCCACCTTTAACCTGCCCAGCCCAGCCAGCGGCACTCTTGCCGAAATACTATCACAGGAAGGCTCGGACGTGGAGGTCGGCCAGGCCCTTGGCAGGATAGAGGAAGGGTAA